In Panthera uncia isolate 11264 chromosome B4, Puncia_PCG_1.0, whole genome shotgun sequence, one genomic interval encodes:
- the SYCP3 gene encoding synaptonemal complex protein 3 isoform X3 has product MVPSGRKHTGKSGKTSVEDQVVRAYDFEKEDKKDLSGSEEDVTEGKTPVIDKHGKKRTSAGIFEDMGGEVQNMLERFGADINKALLAKRKRLEMYTKASLKTSNQKIEHVWKTQQEQRQKLNQEYSQQFLALFHQWDIDVQKAEEQEEKLANLFRQQQKAFQQSRIVQNQRLKTIRQLYEQFIKQQQEMASVRKSLQSMLF; this is encoded by the exons ATGGTGCCGTCTGGAAGAAAGCATACAGGGAAATCTGGGAAGACATCAGTGGAGGATCAGGTCGTAAGAGCCTATGACTttgagaaagaagataaaaaggatCTGAGTGGTTCAGAGGAGGATGTCACTGAAG GGAAGACTCCAGTAATTGATAAGCACGGGAAGAAAAGGACTTCTGCAGGAATATTTGAAGATATGGG GGGCGAAGTACAAAATATGCTGGAAAGATTTGGAG ctGACATTAACAAGGCTCTCCTTGCCAAGAGGAAAAGACTAGAAATGTATACCAAGGCTTCTCTCAAGACTAGTAACCAGAAAATTGAACATGTTTGGAAAACCCAACAAGAACAAAG GCAGAAGCTTAATCAAGAGTATTCTCAGCAATTTCTGGCTTTGTTTCATCAGTGGGATATAGATGTGCAGAAAGCTgaggaacaagaagaaaaactAGCT AACCTGTTTCGACAGCAACAAAAGGCTTTTCAACAATCTAGAATTGTTCAGAACCAGAGACTGAAAACAATTAGACAGTTATATGAGCAGTTCATAAAG